From Bufo gargarizans isolate SCDJY-AF-19 chromosome 10, ASM1485885v1, whole genome shotgun sequence, the proteins below share one genomic window:
- the LOC122920240 gene encoding AFG3-like protein 1: protein MSAGLGRLFSSGVVRCCRAGWWRGLSCGAGARQSLRGSLLLHQHLQWRPSPTLSFLGSKPSRDKAKEPGSQGGGGNNNRKKDGNWKEPEWWQRVQKGEFPWDDKDFRSLMVLAAGVVTGFAVFYFKDSGKEISWKEFVHLYLERGLVDRLEIVNKQFVRVIPAHGASAETQAWFNIGSVDSFERNLEMVQQDLGIEPAERIAVVYTTESDGSFLLSLIPSLLIVGYIFYSLRRGIMGSVRGGKSSGIFGMGETTAKMMKGNIDVKFRDVAGCEEAKLEIMEFVNFLKNPKQYQNLGAKIPRGAMLTGPPGTGKTLLAKATAGEANVPFITVNGSEFLEMFVGVGPARVRDMFTLARKNAPCILFIDEIDAVGRKRGQGNFGGHSEQENTLNQLLVEMDGFNSDTNVVVLAGTNRADVLDPALMRPGRFDRQIFIGPPDIKGRASIFKVHLRPLKLPESLNKDDLSRKLAALTPGFTGADIANVCNEAALIAARHLNEYVVEKHFENAIERVIGGLEKKTQVLQPDEKRTVAYHEAGHAVVGWFLEHADPLLKVSIIPRGKGLGYAQYLPKEQYLYTKEQLFDRMCMMLGGRVAEQIFFGRITTGAQDDLKKVTQTAYAQIVTFGMSKKVGQVSFDLGRQGEMIADRPYSEATAELIDQEARDLIHSAYERTVELVTQCREQVEKVGKLLLEKEVLEKSDMIDLLGPRPFPEKSSYEEFVEGTGSFEEDTSLPEGLKDWNQEKAEDTTKP, encoded by the exons ATGAGTGCCGGGCTCGGACGCCTGTTCTCCTCCGGGGTTGTGCGATGTTGTCGGGCCGGCTGGTGGCGGGGTCTGTCCTGCGGGGCCGGGGCACGTCAG TCTCTGAGAGGAAGCCTGCTATTACACCAGCATCTCCAATGGAGGCCGTCACCGACCTTATCATTTTTGGGCTCCAAGCCCTCTAGAG ACAAGGCAAAAGAACCAGGTTCACAAGGCGGCGGTGGGAACAACAACAGGAAAAAGGATGGGAACTGGAAAGAACCTGAGTGGTGGCAGCGAGTACAGAAG GGCGAGTTCCCATGGGATGATAAAGATTTCCGCAGCCTAATGGTCCTCGCAGCCGGAGTGGTCACCGGATTTGCAGTGTTTTACTTTAAAGATTCAGGCAAGGAAATAAGTTGGAAGGAGTTTGTCCATCTGTACCTGGAAAGGGGGCTG GTTGATCGCCTAGAAATTGTCAATAAGCAGTTTGTCCGAGTGATTCCTGCACATGGGGCCTCTGCGGAG ACACAAGCTTGGTTTAACATCGGCAGCGTGGACAGCTTTGAGCGCAACCTGGAGATGGTGCAACAGGATCTGGGGATCGAACCAGCTGAACGCATCGCTGTTGTGTATACCACTGAGAGTGATGG ATCGTTCCTCTTGAGCCTCATTCCCTCGCTGCTCATCGTAGGATACATATTTTATAGCTTGCGGAGAGGAATCATGGGCTCTGTCCGCGGAGGGAAAAGTAGTGGGATATTTGGCATGGGAGAGACGACGGCCAAGATGATGAAAGGAAACATTGATGTGAAGTTTCGTGATGTGGCTGGATGCGAGGAAGCGAAATTGGAGATAATGGAGTTTGTGAATTtcctcaaaaaccccaaacagtaTCAGAATTTAGGGGCAAAGATCCCTCGG GGGGCAATGCTCACTGGACCCCCTGGTACCGGCAAGACCCTACTTGCAAAGGCCACTGCAGGTGAAGCCAATGTACCTTTTATAACTGTGAATGGATCGGAGTTCCTGGAAATGTTTGTTGGCGTTGGCCCAGCCCGG GTGCGGGACATGTTCACATTGGCTCGTAAGAATGCTCCTTGTATTCTCTTCATCGATGAGATCGATGCTGTTGGAAGGAAACGAGGACAAGGGAACTTCGGAGGGCACAGCGAGCAAGAAAACACCTTAAACCAGCTGCTGGTAGAAATGGATG GTTTTAACTCTGACACAAATGTGGTGGTCTTGGCAGGCACCAACCGCGCTGATGTCCTGGATCCGGCTTTAATGAGACCAGGACGATTTGATCGGCAAATCTTCATCG GCCCCCCTGATATAAAAGGAAGGGCCTCCATTTTTAAGGTTCACTTGCGCCCTTTGAAGTTGCCCGAGAGCCTCAACAAGGATGACCTGTCTCGGAAGTTGGCTGCTCTGACTCCGGGATTTACGG GTGCTGATATCGCCAATGTCTGCAATGAAGCGGCTCTGATTGCAGCGAGACACCTGAATGAGTATGTGGTAGAGAAGCACTTCGAGAACGCCATTGAGCGTGTCATTGGGG GCCTGGAGAAGAAGACGCAGGTCCTTCAGCCAGATGAGAAGCGGACAGTGGCGTACCATGAGGCTGGACATGCAGTGGTTGGCTGGTTCTTGGAGCACGCAGACCCTCTTCTCAAG GTATCGATCATTCCTCGAGGGAAAGGCTTGGGTTATGCACAATACCTCCCTAAAGAGCAGTATCTGTACACCAAGGAACAATTATTTGACCGCATGTGCATGATGCTGGGGGGCCGTGTGGCAGAACAAATCTTCTTTGGTCGCATCACGACCGGGGCACAGGATGATCTGAAAAAGGTCACGCAGACGGCGTATGCACAG ATTGTGACGTTTGGAATGAGCAAGAAGGTGGGTCAGGTGTCCTTTGACCTTGGACGTCAGGGGGAAATGATTGCAGATAGACCCTACAGTGAAGCCACTGCGGAGCTCATAGACCAGGAGGCGCGGGACCTCATCCATTCTGCCTACGAGAGAACCGTGGAACTGGTCACTCAGTGCAGGGAGCAGGTGGAAAAG GTTGGGAAGCTGTTGCTGGAAAAGGAAGTCTTGGAGAAATCGGACATGATCGACCTGTTGGGTCCCAGGCCTTTCCCAGAGAAGTCGTCCTACGAAGAGTTTGTGGAAGGGACGGGAAGCTTTGAAGAGGACACGTCATTGCCTGAAGGGTTAAAAGACTGGAACCAAGAAAAGGCCGAGGACACGACAAAGCCGTAA